GCTTCCATtttggggctattgtgaataatggtgcCGTGAACATGCATGTGCAAGACTTTGAGTTTAcacaggcttttctttctttctttcggATAGTATAGTATTTTTAGCAAGTGATTTGATTACTCTCACTTATCATCAGAGGAAAAATCACAATGTAAAAGGCTGAACAATACAAAGAAAGGACATGATTAAGGAAATTAGACAATTAAGGCAATGAAAGGGTTTGGATCCATTGAAATTATGACAGACTCTACTGAAacgggagcccctgggtggtgcaaaccgttgaTGTACTCGGCTGCCCTGACGTGccgcagaagacaggcctggtgaccttctTCCAAACCACCActtactgaaaaccctatggagcacagttttactctgacacacagggttcACCATCACTTGggattaacttgacagcaattgatATACTGAAACacgaaaaataattcaaaatatgtTAATAGAATAAGAATACAAAATTGTCAGTATACTATGATAATACTTTTTGAAACCCTTTAATCATATGCATGAAGATTTGACCACATCAGGTAGAAATGATTCCAGGTCAGTCAGTGGAATCATTCATTCCATAATATTTAAAGCACCcactatgtgcctggcactgtccCAGGACTGGGGCTGTATTGGTGAAAAGAAAGGCAAGCTCCCTGCTTCCATGGCAGGGGATGGGGGACAACATGGAGATCATTCCTTGATTTAGACCTTGGGAGATGTTTCAAGTAACACGTTCACTGGAAATAAACATTCAACTTAGATGCTGCCTCCTTTTGGAAAAGACGCTCCCTCCGAGGCTGGGTTGGAGACCCTCTAAGCTTTTCCTCTTCCACAGCTGTGAGCACACTCGGTTGGAACTGAATCTTTGTCCCTCACCCTATCCCCATGCCCACGCCGCTGGGAACTCTCCAAGCACCCTCAGCATTTGCCTTACGTCCCACTCGTCTTCCTGCTCAGTGGGTCCGGAATTGATAGAAGCACTGTGTAAGTGCCCTCAGCATTTTCTTTATGTCCACGCAAGTCTTAGAGCTCAGTGGGTCAGGaattgatggacacttgagattgcCAAGTGGGTGAGCCCGCTGTTGAGATCTAAGGACTCACACATGCTAACATCACTCCATCCCACACTTACTCTGGCCTTGAATCAGCTAGACCATGAGGTCTCTGTAACCCCTTCAAACTCAGGAACCCCCATGAGATCTAGGCTTGGAGAATTACCTGCAGCTGGCTctggggaaagaaaggaaggttTTGTGCAAGGCATTTTCCAGGTGTCTGCTGGGCTGTGTCACGGCCCTGAACTGACCATTGCTGGGCCCCAGACACCCCACCCACTGCTTGCTATAAAGGTCAGTGAGTCCTCAGGGCACCAGTCTAACTGGCTCCAGGTGCTTCCTCTCTCGTCATGGCGCTGCCCTGGGCTCTTGCTGTCCTGAGTCTCCTCCCTCTGCTGGACGCCCAAGATCCAGCATGTGCCAACATGAAGCCAGCGGCTATCACTAATGCCACCCTGGAGCGGGTGAGTGCCAGGGCTCCCCTTCCCCTGCTGGCTAGTCACTAGCCCCCTGCTCCTGGCTCTATCCTTTTCTCTCCTGGGTCCTGGGGTGAAGCTCTGACCATCTGGGTAGCCTCAGGTGGCATTTCTGCCTCTAGACCCAGAAGCCCCATTCTAGGTAGCTCAGCAGGGGATGATTCTGTGCTGGACATGGGGAGGCTGCCTGTAGGGTTGCCTGATTTTTTGGTGTGAGCCTCTCGGTctccccatctgcaaaatggagaggGAGATTAGCTGAGTCATCTCCCAGCTGACTGTCAAGGGTTCAGCCCCAAGACCCACATCACCAGTTCTGGTTTTTCCCCAGATCTCTGGCAAATGGTTTTACATCGCCTCTGTCTTTCACCATCCCAAGTACAATCAATCAGTTGGAGAAATCCAGGCGACCTTCTTTTACTTCACCCCCAACATCACGGAGGATGTGATACTACTCAGACAATACACGACCATGTGAGACCCCCACAGGccagccccctccctccccactccctgCAGCAGGCACCAGCTTCTGGCTTCCATTCCCAGCAGCCAGAAGACCTTGGGCAGTCCCTCCCCAGTCCTGCCCTCTGACTTCCCATCCGTGGAACGGGAGGGCTGACTCCAATCTCTGCCCAACCCTTGCCCCTCCACGACTGTGATGGGCGACTATCCTTCTCTCCCTGACCATCGTACTCTTTTTTCCCACCTTGTGCCTGACTTAAGGCGCGGCCAGTGTATCTATAACTCCAGCTACCTGGGGATCCAGCGGGAGAATGGGACCCTCTCCAAATATGGTAAGGGCTGTCCCTCAAACTGGAGCCCACCTCGTGGAAAGGAGGAAATGTGGGTGGGCTGGCATGGCCGACCTGAGGAGGGCTGGAGTGAGGGCCCTGGAGGCTCTGGGCCCAGAGAGCTCGGGGAAGGCCCATGTCTTGTATCTCCGTGGTCCCAGTGCCTGCACACTGCAGTTTTCGTGGTAATAACTGCCAACATTgtgagtgcttattatgtgccaggctatGTTTGAGGTGCTTTACTTGGATTAATTCATTGAATACTCACAAATAACCCAAAGCCATTACAATGATCATGCCcgatttacagatgagaagacaaaggcacagagacatgaagtaatttccctgaggtcacacagcatgTAACTGGAACTATGATTCAAACCCTAGGCTGGCCCCAGACTTGCCACTCTCTTAACCATTCTTTATGGTGCTCTGGAAGCCAAGGGGGCAACTTATGTGTTGGGCAGACGGTGACTTCACTCATGTCCCAGTCATCACTGCAGAGATGGCACAAAGTCGGGGCACAAAATGCTGATGGAACTGAACTGACACCACTTACACCCCTGAGGCTCCTCTCAGGACCTCatttccttcatctgtaaaatggggagaaaggCCCTGACTTCCACAGTCTATATGGGCTCCTATGATTCCATGTACACATGTGTGCATATTCCATATGTTccatgtgtgtgctgcatatcCCATGTGTGTACTGTATGTGTGTATTCCATGTATGCATGTAAAGTGCTCAGACAGGGCCCCATACACAGTAGGAGCTGGGGACCTGGTGGCCCCAGTGAAACCTGGGTCTTCTTTGGTCGGCTGCGTGACATTGGGCACACCCTAGCTTCCGCATCGTGCCCTCCTCCTGGTTTCACCCCAACAGCTGTTTACTCTTTCAGTGGGGGGCACACAAAATTTTGTCAACCTACTGTTCACCAAGGACCCCACGACCTACATGTTTTCTTTCTACCTGGAAGACGAACCGAACCAGGGGCTGTCCTTCTACGGTAGGCACCCTTGGCAGTCCCAATTCCAACCCACCTCAGTATCACCACAGCTTCACCCATCCCAAGGACTGGGCTCCCTGAATTCCAGCCCTGCCTGAGCTTCCATCTGGGACCTCTAGCATCCTCACCCAGCCCCCTGCTCCCAACTGTAGCTCGGAAGCAGGAGGTAACCCAGGAACAACTGAGAGAGTTCCACGAAGCCCTCAAGTGCGTGGGTCTCCAGGAGACGGAAATCTTGTACGCTGATGGCAAAAAGGTAAACAAAGGCAAAAGGGCCCAGGCAGTACTCACCACTAGCCTTGGGTTGGCCCTGCCTCGGGCAGCCCCCGAGACTCAGAGAGGGAAGGCCTCCAGCCATGGCTGCACAGCAAATAGGGCAACCTACTTTTAAGATCCTGCTCACTGGCAGGGGCAATGGTGGTGGGTGAGAGCCTAAGGAGAAATATCACTGTGAAATCAGGGAGGATTCCTAGAGCAGGTGGGAGGGCTGAGAGGCTAACAGGAGGGGAATGAGCAAACGTGAGGGAATGGGACTTGGGGAGGAGATCCACATGgggcgtccctgggtggtgcaaatggttagcattcaCTACTagtccaaaggttggcagtttgaccccacacagaggtacctcaagacagacttggtgatctgctcccaaaacgtcaaagccttgaaaatcctgtagagtagctctactctgcacaagtggggttgccataagtcagaagtGACAACAAACAACAGCTCACCCCGGGCTTCAGCTCCCACCTGCTCATGTTAAACACTCGCGTGAGAGGGGTTTGGTATTGAGGGTTCAGTGTCACCCAAAGTGTGGCAAGTCTAAGACCACTGTCCCAATTTTGTATAACTGAGGTTAGCCTGTGTAATTATCATCTTCAAACCTCTGTTAAATTGAAGACTTTCCTTGGTCTCTTCCTACGTAGTAATATCTGTGAAATCACACAGCTGATGAGCTGGGTACACTTTTTTGATATTCGGGAAATACATTCAGAACTGGTAAGATAAAAAGGTCTCATCAATTTGCCACCTGAGGTGACTTCACGTGACCAGCTGGGCTTTGAGCATCTTTCCCTGCCCTGTAAACCCTGGGAAAGGGCTAAGAGCTCAGCCACCAAGTCAGGCCACCTGGTTGCCAGCTTCCCTCCCTCATCTAGGTGGGTCACCTGGACAGACCATGTGGccgctctgagcctcagtttcatcatctgtaaaatggtggtgGTTGTGAAGAATCCAGGAGACATAGCACAGGGCCCTGGCAAATCATAAAAAcctataaacctgttgctgttgagtggattctgactcaggcaAGTCATAAGTGCTCAGAAAATGCCAGTTGTTCTTAAGGGGTTGAGCCTCTATTGCAGACATGTATAAACTGAGGCTGTGAGAGgaaaagtgacttgcccaaggtcacctggctgagaagtggcagagccaggatcggGAGCCCTGGTAGGGCTGGCTCCAGGGTCCAGAACGTACTCCATCCCCACAGAAAATCTTCCTCCATCATAGCCTTCTTTTTCTCCCCACTGTCTTCCAGGACCTGTGTGGGCCGCTGGAGAAGCAGcatgaggaggagaggaagaaggaaaacatTGGGTCCCAGGTAGATACAGAGTCAGGCTAGGACCCTGGGGACTTTTGTGTCCCATCCTCTTCCTCCTGCCAGCCCTTGTATCTATCGCATGCAGTTATGTCAATAAAGCTTCTGTGTATTTGCAGCAGGCTGGCCAGGtctcttgttcatttttttgttcattcattcattcatgttgaAGCTGCCCTGAGCGGAGCTCTCGCTGGGCATTTGACCAGACCTGCCCCTGGTGGAGAAAGCCCCTGTGCGACACCCAGCACATGTGCCTGGATGGGTGACAAGATGCATCACATGCTGTGGGAGCCCAGAGTGGGGAAGTTTTCTTCTGCAGTGGGGAAGtctgggaagccttcctggaAGGGGCATCTGAAGGATTAGGACTAGATAAAATCTACTGTTCTGTCTGTAAGCCAATGTCCTGAGAGGACACATTTGAGGATGTTGAGGCCGAAGACCCTAATTAGAGTTGAGGTGGATAAGGGGTGATGAGAACTCAGGCATGTGACATGATCAGGAAGGAGCTTACCTGAGACATACCACCCAGGTCACCTGGGGAAGCAGGTAAGAAGGGGCAGGACGAAGGCAGGAAGGCCTGTGTGGAGCCTTCTGTGGAACTGGCAAGAGGCCATGGcctggggcggggggcagggcaggggtgATGTGGAGGACTATTTGGGGATGTGGGTGACTCTCTGCTCCCCACCTGAGAGACCTAAAGGAGGAGAATGACGCCCGGGGAAAGGTTGCTCCCTAGGAACCAGCTGACATCTTGCAAATATGTATGGAGCCCTTGAGATGGGGCCATGTCTGAGGCACAGCCCACTCTGTTGCACAAATCGAGCTGACACCTGAAATCAGAAGTCCAACCAGGAAGGGCCAGCTTCCTTCCACACCAGAGGGACTTGTCACTTATGGCCTCTTGTATCTATGCAAAGAAGTCCCAATCTAGCAGCAGAGAAGCTGGACCTGAACTTTGGGGCAGTTCCGTAAGTGCAGCTGCCTAAACCATCTATAGTGTGACAGAACCATAGCCTGGTGTTCTGATTGCCAGTCCTGTGCCCTGACACACCAACACCCATTTCGCCTCCCCTCCCAAGAACCAAGGTCCATGTGTCTGAGACTCCAACATCCTTTGCTAAACAAAGGCCACTGCTGTGCCTGTGACACCTAAAACCCCACCTCGGACCCCCCTCCCATCCTGATGGCCTTAGAACATTAGTGGACAAAACAGCCTCTTGAACACTAGAAGGGTCTGGATCCAGAGGCTCAGGGCCTACAGCCTTCCCATTTCACTGTTACTTCCAGCAAGACGCCATTTTCAACTCTACTGAGGAAGAtcagctaaaaaataaaatagaaagtgtCCTGGGGGACAGGGGAGGAGGGAGATGAGAGGTGGGATGACTGAAGAAAGAAACAAGTGAATTAGAAACAAGAGTCAGGGAAAGAAAGTCATTGGGGCAcactaaggaaaagaaaataataaggaaTGTAGATTTTGGAGTCAGACAAACATGTGTTCAAACCCTGGCTCTTTCATGAACCACTTTGGGCAGGCAGCCCAGTGGAACCTCAGTCTCCTTATCAACAAAATGGGGACATAGTGGAAACCTCAAGGGCTGATGTGTGGCTTGTGTGCTTCGCTCAGCGATctagtaccaaaaaccaaaccattgccttcgagttgactccgactcatagggactcaaTAACCTAGTacctagtgccgttgagtcgatagtaaactgccccatagagtttctaaacagcgcctggtggatttgcactgccgaccttttcgttagcagcagtagcatttaaccactacgccacaaggttTTCCCAGAGATCTAGAAGGTGCCCAATAAATGCAGCTATTGTTATTGTTTGTGAGTAAAAAGAACAATGGAAAGAGTCCAGGTTTGTGCTTTTACTGACACCAACTGGTAGTGTGTCTTGTaatatctttggccttagtaaaGAGGGGCTAGGCCATAGGGACCCTCCCAGCAGGGCCCATCCAGTTCAAAGGTTATGATTCTGAGATAGGCATGGAGAAATTCTAAGAAACAGACCACTAGCAGAAGCAGGCAGAGTCAGGACATGTGCA
This DNA window, taken from Loxodonta africana isolate mLoxAfr1 chromosome 9, mLoxAfr1.hap2, whole genome shotgun sequence, encodes the following:
- the LOC100660465 gene encoding alpha-1-acid glycoprotein 2-like: MALPWALAVLSLLPLLDAQDPACANMKPAAITNATLERISGKWFYIASVFHHPKYNQSVGEIQATFFYFTPNITEDVILLRQYTTMRGQCIYNSSYLGIQRENGTLSKYVGGTQNFVNLLFTKDPTTYMFSFYLEDEPNQGLSFYARKQEVTQEQLREFHEALKCVGLQETEILYADGKKDLCGPLEKQHEEERKKENIGSQVDTESG